A stretch of Corallococcus macrosporus DNA encodes these proteins:
- a CDS encoding SGNH/GDSL hydrolase family protein encodes MTWVSIAASDARVRYVGRTYRSAAGVVFSHPGVTVRARFWGDAVRMRLDDAGTGGDVGTNHFDVVVDGAPARLLAVRPGQGSYVLASGLPVGLHTVEVLKRTESLVGASTLLSLEVHGELREPPPRTGPRLEFIGDSITCGYGTDVTFVPESSSSKVPGFTAKHQNPRRGYGWLTAQRLGAEAELVCYSGHGVYRNLDLTTSALIPALYEQAVPDHPAVWDFPSGSPDVIVLNAGTNDTFAGSGTPAFLPDEAAFKAAYRGFLARLRALHPRAHIVCTLGSMTDGFKRMEQQGVVRSVHVGDWISELVAERQRDGDTRIHRHVMAVQNPFADGVGEDWHPSAATHQKMAESLGRFLQDVVRP; translated from the coding sequence ATGACCTGGGTGAGCATCGCGGCGTCGGACGCGCGGGTGCGGTACGTGGGCCGGACGTACCGCTCCGCCGCGGGCGTCGTCTTCTCCCACCCGGGCGTCACGGTGCGCGCGCGCTTCTGGGGGGACGCGGTGCGGATGCGGCTGGACGACGCGGGCACCGGCGGCGACGTGGGGACGAACCACTTCGACGTCGTGGTGGACGGGGCGCCTGCGCGCCTGCTGGCGGTGCGGCCCGGCCAGGGCAGCTACGTGCTCGCCAGCGGCCTCCCCGTGGGCCTGCACACGGTGGAGGTCCTCAAGCGCACCGAGTCCCTGGTGGGCGCCAGCACGCTCCTGTCGCTGGAGGTGCACGGCGAGCTGCGGGAGCCGCCCCCGCGCACCGGGCCGCGGCTGGAGTTCATCGGGGACTCCATCACCTGCGGCTACGGCACCGACGTCACCTTCGTCCCGGAGTCGTCCTCCTCGAAGGTGCCTGGGTTCACGGCGAAGCACCAGAATCCCAGACGCGGCTATGGCTGGCTCACGGCGCAGCGCCTGGGCGCGGAGGCGGAGCTCGTCTGTTATTCGGGCCACGGCGTGTACCGCAACCTGGACCTGACCACGTCCGCGTTGATCCCCGCCCTCTACGAGCAGGCCGTCCCGGACCATCCCGCCGTCTGGGATTTCCCCAGCGGCTCGCCGGATGTGATTGTCCTCAACGCCGGCACCAATGACACGTTCGCGGGCAGCGGCACGCCCGCGTTCCTCCCGGACGAAGCGGCCTTCAAGGCCGCCTACCGCGGCTTCCTCGCGCGGCTCCGCGCGCTGCATCCGCGCGCGCACATCGTGTGCACGCTGGGCAGCATGACGGATGGCTTCAAGCGGATGGAGCAGCAGGGCGTGGTGAGGTCCGTGCACGTCGGCGACTGGATTTCGGAGCTGGTGGCGGAGCGCCAGCGCGACGGCGACACGCGAATCCACCGCCACGTCATGGCCGTGCAGAACCCCTTCGCCGACGGCGTGGGCGAGGACTGGCATCCCTCCGCCGCCACGCACCAGAAGATGGCGGAGTCGCTGGGCCGCTTCCTCCAGGACGTCGTCCGGCCCTGA
- a CDS encoding DUF481 domain-containing protein — protein sequence MSPVLFLFAALAQTPTPPDDAADAPSAASVESEADDEEDAGWTGSVGLGASFFTGNSRAFTLTGDALAEYDSPVWALTVEADGAYGNAAAEDAEEREVTAKTLGGWARGDYRFTPLVSAYTFLGAQADHPASLELRTEAELGVGLTFLERHEASNELLLRTYIGGSYARDRRFQYFPTRQNLPDVNLWSPAVGVAFRYDINERVHLREDALLLPDVFGDARVLLDSTTKLSVHLTDRFALTTFFEVQHDSAPAAGKVRTDTSLSLGGELTL from the coding sequence ATGAGTCCCGTCCTCTTCCTCTTCGCGGCCCTGGCCCAGACACCCACGCCTCCTGACGACGCGGCGGATGCTCCCTCCGCGGCTTCCGTCGAGTCCGAAGCAGACGACGAAGAGGACGCGGGCTGGACGGGCTCCGTTGGGCTGGGTGCGTCCTTCTTCACCGGCAACAGCCGCGCCTTCACCCTCACGGGCGATGCCCTGGCGGAGTACGACTCTCCGGTGTGGGCGCTGACGGTGGAGGCGGATGGTGCGTACGGCAACGCCGCCGCCGAGGACGCGGAGGAGCGCGAGGTCACGGCCAAGACGCTGGGCGGCTGGGCGCGCGGTGACTACCGCTTCACGCCCCTGGTCAGCGCCTACACCTTCCTGGGCGCGCAGGCCGACCACCCCGCGAGCCTGGAGCTGCGCACCGAGGCGGAGCTGGGCGTGGGCCTCACGTTCCTCGAGCGGCACGAGGCGTCGAACGAGCTCCTGCTGCGCACGTACATTGGCGGCAGCTACGCGCGCGACCGCCGGTTCCAGTACTTCCCCACGCGGCAGAACCTGCCGGACGTGAACCTGTGGTCGCCCGCGGTGGGCGTGGCGTTCCGCTACGACATCAACGAACGGGTGCACCTGCGCGAGGACGCCCTGCTGCTGCCGGATGTCTTTGGCGACGCCCGCGTGCTCCTGGACTCCACCACGAAGCTGTCCGTGCACCTGACGGACCGCTTCGCGCTCACCACGTTCTTCGAAGTGCAACACGACAGCGCACCCGCGGCGGGAAAGGTCCGGACGGACACTTCGCTTTCGCTGGGAGGCGAGCTGACGCTCTGA
- a CDS encoding AbgT family transporter codes for MAKAAHFDDIDVPGETKKKRSATPPKKKGMERVLDTIERVGNKVPHPAVIFVALIAIVMVLSHVFYRLGASVTYEAINPETHQLEQTTTAAKSLLTGEGLRFMFAGVVQHFMDFNAVGVIIVAMLGVGVADAAGLVGALIRKLVAVAPARALTYILVFVGILSSIAADAGYLVLIPLAAAAYLTVGRHPLAGLAASFAGVAAVFTVNILIKPLDGILTEITNDAIHIMAPDRSIDLTANFWFSAASVVMLTLVVSLISDRLIEPRLGPYAGEKPAATGAKLSPEESRGLKFAFWGLVGVLVFFGLLALPPGAPLRNPETGALVGDSPFMNGLIVAITVLFLVTGAAYGVGAGTLKNSVDVIKAMEKAVAGLGGLIFLLFIISQFIALFTYTNMATIAAVKVGDALEHAGLGALPLLIGFVLVVAVLDLIMTGAIPKWAIFAPVFVPLLMRLNVDPEAVLAAYRVGDGPFNAISPLNAYFALIVTFAQKYQKDAGVGTVVALMLPYVIVVFAVWIALLVAWQVLGLPWGLG; via the coding sequence ATGGCCAAAGCGGCTCATTTCGACGACATCGACGTCCCCGGCGAGACGAAGAAGAAGCGGAGCGCGACGCCGCCGAAGAAGAAGGGCATGGAGCGGGTGCTCGACACCATCGAGCGGGTGGGCAACAAGGTCCCCCACCCCGCGGTCATCTTCGTGGCGCTGATTGCCATCGTGATGGTGCTCTCCCACGTCTTCTACCGGCTGGGCGCCAGCGTCACCTACGAGGCCATCAACCCGGAGACGCACCAACTGGAGCAGACGACCACCGCCGCGAAGAGCCTGCTCACCGGCGAGGGGCTGCGCTTCATGTTCGCGGGCGTCGTCCAGCACTTCATGGACTTCAACGCGGTGGGCGTCATCATCGTCGCCATGCTGGGCGTGGGCGTCGCGGACGCGGCGGGCCTGGTGGGTGCGCTCATCCGCAAGCTCGTCGCCGTCGCGCCGGCCCGGGCCCTCACGTACATCCTGGTGTTCGTGGGCATCCTGTCGAGCATCGCCGCGGATGCCGGCTACCTGGTGCTGATTCCCCTGGCGGCGGCGGCCTACCTCACCGTGGGCAGGCATCCGTTGGCGGGGCTGGCGGCGTCCTTCGCGGGCGTCGCCGCGGTCTTCACCGTCAACATCCTGATCAAACCCCTGGATGGCATCCTGACGGAGATCACCAACGACGCCATCCACATCATGGCGCCGGACCGCTCCATCGACCTGACGGCGAACTTCTGGTTCTCCGCCGCGTCGGTGGTCATGCTGACCCTCGTCGTGTCGCTCATCAGCGACCGGCTGATTGAACCCCGGCTGGGGCCCTACGCGGGAGAGAAGCCCGCCGCGACGGGCGCGAAGCTGTCCCCGGAGGAGTCGCGGGGGCTGAAGTTCGCGTTCTGGGGGCTCGTGGGCGTCCTGGTGTTCTTCGGGCTGCTGGCGCTTCCTCCGGGGGCTCCGCTGCGCAACCCGGAGACGGGCGCGCTCGTGGGGGATTCGCCGTTCATGAACGGCCTCATCGTCGCCATCACCGTGCTGTTCCTGGTGACGGGGGCCGCCTACGGCGTTGGCGCCGGGACGCTCAAGAACAGCGTGGACGTCATCAAGGCCATGGAGAAGGCCGTCGCGGGGCTGGGCGGCCTCATCTTCCTGCTCTTCATCATCAGCCAGTTCATCGCCCTGTTCACCTACACGAACATGGCGACCATCGCGGCCGTGAAGGTGGGTGACGCGCTGGAGCACGCGGGCCTGGGCGCGCTGCCGCTGCTCATCGGGTTCGTGCTGGTCGTCGCCGTCCTGGACCTCATCATGACGGGGGCCATTCCCAAGTGGGCCATCTTCGCGCCCGTGTTCGTGCCGCTGCTGATGCGGCTGAACGTGGACCCGGAGGCCGTGCTCGCCGCCTACCGCGTGGGCGACGGCCCGTTCAATGCCATCTCACCGCTCAACGCCTACTTCGCGCTCATCGTCACCTTCGCCCAGAAGTACCAGAAGGACGCGGGCGTCGGGACGGTCGTGGCCCTGATGCTGCCGTACGTCATCGTCGTCTTCGCCGTGTGGATTGCCCTCCTGGTGGCCTGGCAGGTGCTGGGGTTGCCATGGGGGCTTGGGTAG
- a CDS encoding leucyl aminopeptidase, protein MLTSFHSRAQAEFHPAPSIEPPEETKLAVSSSLPANAGCIGALVGVDEGLKLKDAQVDRAFLKAAGFEGKAGQTLVIPRTDGPPLVAVGVGAIAKLDAGTLRDAGAAFARAAGRQPHLALRLPDTVGVPVDVAAQALTEGVLLARYRYRPYKQHSEQEPPLEALTLVTDSKDTAKVEQGLLRGGIHARATMFARDLANAPATLLTAARMAEVAESLAERCGLKVEVFDGEALARLGCGGLLGVNAGSAEPPRMIKLTYTPEASRQGPVTGVGRVALVGKGIMFDSGGLGLKPNDLVHATMKGDMSGAGAILAAMTALKSLGCKAEVTAYLMCTDNMPSGTAMKLGDVLTVRGGKTVEVINTDAEGRLVMSDGLVLATEQTPRPDAIVDIATLTGACQRALGVLSAGVMGNDQSLVDQVRGAGERTGDTVWQLPLDRRLRPELESEVADLKNVGGDNAGAITAALFLEEFVDGLPWAHIDMAGTARAERDNAWRSKGATGYGTRLLIDFLMGFTPPRQGRN, encoded by the coding sequence ATGTTGACGTCGTTCCATTCGCGCGCGCAGGCCGAGTTCCACCCCGCTCCCTCCATTGAACCCCCGGAGGAGACGAAGCTCGCCGTGTCGTCCTCGCTCCCCGCCAACGCCGGCTGCATCGGCGCGCTCGTGGGGGTGGATGAAGGGTTGAAGTTGAAGGACGCCCAGGTCGACCGCGCGTTCCTGAAGGCCGCGGGCTTCGAGGGCAAGGCCGGGCAGACGCTCGTCATCCCCCGCACGGACGGACCGCCCCTCGTCGCCGTCGGCGTTGGAGCCATCGCGAAGCTCGACGCGGGCACGCTCCGGGATGCGGGCGCCGCGTTCGCGCGGGCCGCGGGCAGGCAGCCGCACCTCGCGCTCCGGCTGCCGGACACGGTGGGCGTCCCGGTGGACGTCGCCGCGCAGGCGCTGACCGAGGGCGTGCTGCTCGCCCGCTACCGCTACCGGCCCTACAAGCAGCACTCGGAGCAGGAGCCGCCGCTCGAAGCCCTGACGCTCGTCACGGACTCGAAGGACACCGCGAAGGTCGAACAGGGACTGCTGCGCGGAGGCATCCACGCCCGCGCCACGATGTTCGCGCGCGACCTGGCCAACGCTCCCGCCACGCTGCTGACCGCCGCCCGCATGGCCGAGGTGGCCGAGTCCCTGGCCGAGCGCTGCGGACTCAAAGTCGAGGTCTTCGACGGAGAGGCGCTGGCCCGGCTGGGCTGCGGCGGCCTGCTGGGCGTCAACGCGGGCAGCGCGGAGCCGCCCCGGATGATCAAGCTGACGTACACGCCCGAGGCGAGCCGGCAGGGCCCTGTCACGGGCGTGGGCCGGGTCGCGCTGGTGGGCAAGGGCATCATGTTCGACTCGGGCGGCCTGGGCCTGAAGCCCAACGACCTGGTCCACGCCACCATGAAGGGCGACATGTCCGGCGCGGGCGCCATCCTCGCGGCGATGACGGCGCTCAAGTCCCTGGGCTGCAAGGCGGAGGTGACGGCTTACCTCATGTGCACCGACAACATGCCCTCGGGCACCGCCATGAAGCTGGGGGACGTGCTGACGGTGCGCGGCGGCAAGACGGTGGAGGTCATCAACACGGACGCGGAGGGCCGCCTGGTGATGTCGGACGGGCTCGTGCTGGCCACCGAGCAGACGCCCCGGCCGGACGCCATCGTGGACATCGCCACGCTCACCGGCGCCTGCCAGCGCGCGCTGGGCGTCCTGAGCGCGGGGGTCATGGGCAATGACCAGTCCCTCGTGGACCAGGTGCGCGGCGCCGGGGAGCGGACCGGCGACACCGTGTGGCAGCTCCCGCTGGACCGGCGCCTGCGCCCGGAGCTGGAGTCGGAGGTGGCGGACCTGAAGAACGTCGGCGGCGACAACGCCGGGGCCATCACCGCGGCCCTCTTCCTGGAGGAGTTCGTGGACGGCCTGCCCTGGGCCCACATCGACATGGCGGGGACGGCACGGGCCGAGCGCGACAACGCGTGGCGCAGCAAGGGAGCGACGGGCTACGGCACGCGCCTGCTCATCGACTTCCTCATGGGCTTCACGCCCCCGCGCCAGGGCCGCAACTGA
- a CDS encoding DUF2254 domain-containing protein → MPTHRLRRLFREPYWLVLGGMICVGVVLGTALARVQADTGWALVGHAWPGDLDDTRGALGTLLGFQVTVLTLVLSLNAPVIQSAANQYSPRLVPIYLKSAPLRRAIPFFALSSSFLLAAIRELGVMEDAGVKPRPVLSAAIVLVLVALGLLIVFLVRTFRFLRVERVLGLVQHLIVSATERRIQARLERLPLDPSAALRLPADATSLVAPTSGYLAEVDLPALAARARKWGVRVRIGITVGEYIDREEVAGWVVRDGRGPVDAHVLRDLADTLAITPVREPDCDPALGLRILVDVANRALSSSSNDPYTARQALQQIRSVMRRLASLPLGDWNVVDPDGRARVSLAALRLRDYLFLAVDGPLHYAGGDPEVLEEVLQMALTVGLVARDAQDRAAAHALLARVLADVQGSPERDRFHRLLTQAERVRASFQGERRTRIERCRADWLPD, encoded by the coding sequence ATGCCCACCCACCGCCTGCGCCGGCTGTTCCGCGAGCCCTACTGGCTGGTGCTGGGCGGCATGATTTGCGTGGGCGTGGTGCTGGGAACCGCGCTCGCGCGTGTGCAGGCCGACACCGGCTGGGCGCTGGTGGGCCACGCGTGGCCGGGGGACCTGGACGACACGCGGGGCGCGCTGGGGACGCTGCTCGGGTTCCAGGTCACCGTGCTGACGCTGGTCCTGTCCCTGAACGCGCCGGTCATCCAGTCCGCGGCGAACCAGTACTCGCCCCGGCTGGTGCCCATCTACCTGAAGAGCGCGCCGCTGCGCCGGGCCATTCCCTTCTTCGCCCTCTCCAGCAGCTTCCTCCTGGCGGCCATCCGGGAGCTGGGCGTCATGGAGGACGCCGGCGTCAAACCCCGGCCCGTGCTGTCCGCGGCCATCGTCCTGGTGCTCGTGGCGCTGGGTCTGCTCATCGTCTTCCTGGTCCGCACCTTCCGCTTCCTGCGGGTGGAGCGCGTCCTGGGGCTCGTCCAGCACCTCATCGTCTCCGCGACGGAGCGCCGCATCCAGGCCCGCCTGGAGCGGCTTCCGCTGGACCCGTCGGCGGCGCTGCGGCTGCCGGCGGACGCCACCTCGCTCGTGGCGCCCACGTCGGGCTACCTCGCGGAGGTGGACCTGCCGGCCCTCGCGGCGCGGGCCCGGAAGTGGGGCGTGCGGGTCCGCATCGGCATCACCGTGGGCGAGTACATCGACCGGGAGGAGGTCGCCGGCTGGGTGGTGAGGGACGGCCGCGGGCCCGTGGACGCGCACGTGCTCCGCGACCTCGCGGACACGCTGGCCATCACCCCGGTGCGCGAGCCCGACTGCGACCCCGCCCTGGGCTTGCGCATCCTCGTCGACGTGGCGAACCGGGCCCTGTCCTCGTCCTCGAACGACCCGTACACGGCGCGGCAGGCGCTCCAGCAGATCCGCTCGGTGATGCGCCGGCTGGCGAGCCTGCCGCTGGGGGACTGGAACGTCGTGGACCCCGACGGCAGGGCGCGCGTCTCGCTCGCGGCCCTGCGGCTGCGCGACTACCTCTTCCTCGCCGTGGACGGCCCCCTGCACTACGCGGGGGGCGACCCCGAGGTCCTGGAGGAGGTGCTCCAGATGGCCCTCACCGTGGGCCTGGTCGCGCGCGACGCGCAGGACCGCGCCGCGGCGCACGCGCTGCTGGCCCGCGTGCTCGCGGACGTCCAGGGCTCTCCGGAGCGCGACCGCTTCCACCGGCTGCTCACCCAGGCGGAGCGCGTCCGGGCCTCCTTCCAGGGTGAGCGCCGCACGCGCATCGAGCGGTGCCGCGCGGACTGGCTTCCGGACTGA
- a CDS encoding aspartate ammonia-lyase translates to MADPRAEETFRKSTQTVSPDGAPPRTEMDSLGSRQIPAGAYWGINVCRALDNFAISGRPISVYPDLLYGYACVKQAAARANAEVGALDPERAALIDRVCEEIKSGGLHEQFIVDVMQGGAGTSTNMNFNEVIANRGLELAGHPRGAYAHLDPNDHVNRSQSTNDTYPTALKVGLMLSIERLLEELQRLEQAFRDKGQQFAGIVKIGRTQLQDAVPMTLQQEFEGFAVTLAEDHASLTDVTRRLGEINLGATAIGTGIAADPGFAEAARKHLADITGRAIVTAPDLIEATTDVGVFMEVSGTLKRSAMKLSKICNDLRLLASGPQAGFHEINLPPRQAGSSIMPGKVNPVIPEVVNEVAFVVAGGDVTLTMAAEAGQLQLNAFGPVMAHVLFENLKYMTAAMATLRLNCVTGITANKERLAHQVDSFVGIITALMPHIGYAPAARLAREALATNASIADLVVSAGLLTREQLAELLSPERLTRAQAMAAQDEEGTH, encoded by the coding sequence ATGGCGGACCCACGCGCGGAAGAGACGTTCAGGAAGAGCACCCAGACGGTGTCGCCGGACGGCGCCCCGCCCCGGACGGAGATGGACAGCCTGGGCTCCCGCCAGATTCCGGCGGGGGCCTACTGGGGCATCAACGTCTGCCGCGCCCTGGACAACTTCGCCATCAGCGGGCGCCCCATCTCCGTCTACCCCGACCTGCTTTATGGCTACGCCTGCGTGAAGCAGGCCGCCGCGCGCGCGAACGCGGAGGTGGGGGCGCTGGACCCGGAGCGGGCCGCGCTCATCGACCGCGTGTGCGAGGAGATCAAGTCCGGCGGGCTGCACGAGCAGTTCATCGTGGACGTCATGCAGGGCGGCGCGGGCACCTCCACGAACATGAACTTCAACGAGGTCATCGCCAACCGGGGCCTGGAGCTGGCGGGCCATCCCCGGGGGGCCTACGCGCACCTGGATCCGAACGACCACGTGAACCGGAGCCAGAGCACGAACGACACCTACCCGACGGCGCTCAAGGTCGGGCTGATGCTGTCCATCGAGCGGCTGCTGGAGGAGCTCCAGCGCCTGGAGCAGGCCTTCCGCGACAAGGGGCAGCAGTTCGCGGGCATCGTGAAGATTGGCCGCACGCAGCTCCAGGATGCCGTGCCCATGACGCTCCAGCAGGAGTTCGAGGGCTTCGCCGTCACGCTGGCCGAGGACCACGCGAGCCTGACGGACGTCACCCGCCGCCTGGGGGAGATCAACCTGGGGGCGACGGCGATTGGCACCGGAATCGCGGCGGACCCCGGCTTCGCGGAGGCGGCCCGCAAGCACCTGGCGGACATCACCGGGCGGGCCATCGTCACCGCGCCGGACCTGATTGAGGCGACCACCGACGTGGGCGTCTTCATGGAGGTGTCCGGCACCCTCAAGCGCAGCGCGATGAAGCTGTCGAAGATCTGCAACGACCTGCGGCTGCTCGCCTCCGGGCCCCAGGCGGGCTTCCACGAAATCAACCTCCCGCCCCGGCAGGCGGGCTCCAGCATCATGCCGGGCAAGGTGAACCCGGTCATCCCGGAGGTCGTGAACGAGGTGGCCTTCGTGGTCGCCGGGGGAGACGTGACGCTGACCATGGCCGCGGAGGCGGGGCAGCTCCAGCTCAACGCCTTCGGGCCGGTCATGGCCCACGTGCTCTTCGAGAACCTCAAGTACATGACCGCCGCCATGGCGACGCTGCGGCTCAACTGCGTGACGGGCATCACCGCCAACAAGGAGCGGCTCGCGCACCAGGTGGACTCCTTCGTGGGCATCATCACCGCCCTCATGCCGCACATCGGCTACGCCCCGGCGGCGCGGCTGGCGCGGGAGGCCCTGGCCACGAACGCCAGCATCGCGGACCTGGTGGTGTCCGCCGGGCTGCTGACGCGCGAGCAACTGGCCGAGCTGCTCTCCCCGGAGCGGCTGACTCGGGCCCAGGCGATGGCCGCGCAGGACGAGGAGGGCACGCACTAG
- a CDS encoding bifunctional metallophosphatase/5'-nucleotidase, with translation MAQGRGLLNRSSFLLRALRTGTFCLVGASSLMAGCDSNDDPPPPNPPPVDTSPRTLTLLQTSDLHTNIFPWDYFTGKPDAKRGLARVATLIKQERAKNPDCTLLVDTGDTIQGSPLGTYYALVDNAPKHPMATAMNELGYAAMALGNHEFNYGQDVLGKFKSEANFPLLGANVRKVADGSEAFTPYVMTTVCDVKVGILGLVTPGVATWERKDNITGLRFDDPLETAKLYVPKMKQAGADVVVVAIHSGPDKQPTGNASLPESWLADYADATKWTDRGNIAGENEAAQIAQQVADVDVLLTGHTHQPIPKMLLKNAQGREVLLTQPNRWGSHLAHVQLNVTWNGERWGVDAHDSLLHAVDETVVEDATVKGLTQSYHDTTVAYVNQKIGSTTAAFTGGFPGRYVDSALGDLLNTVQEEASEEAGFPVDLSATALFSNDVALPKGDVTLRDAYSVYIYDNTLYVMEINGSILRRALEMNTLYFKQLDAANLPAKPQDAKATTPSVADYNWDLYSRIDYGYDLTKPAGSRLTHLRFQGQDVRDDQVFRIAVNNYRGGGGGGYSMFKEGRLLWSSADGVRDYVERYMRAHQDLSPDTVNTCNFTLVPDLYTPYFGASVGPAKCAPAK, from the coding sequence ATGGCTCAAGGTCGAGGCCTCTTGAACCGCTCCTCCTTCCTGCTGCGCGCGCTGCGCACCGGCACGTTCTGTCTCGTGGGCGCCAGCTCGCTGATGGCCGGCTGTGATTCCAACGACGACCCGCCCCCTCCCAATCCGCCCCCGGTGGACACCTCGCCGCGCACGCTGACGCTGCTGCAGACGAGCGACCTGCACACCAACATCTTCCCGTGGGACTACTTCACCGGGAAGCCGGACGCGAAGCGCGGCCTCGCCAGGGTGGCCACGCTCATCAAGCAGGAGCGCGCGAAGAACCCGGACTGCACGCTGCTGGTGGATACCGGTGACACCATCCAGGGCTCGCCGCTCGGCACCTACTACGCCCTGGTGGACAACGCGCCCAAGCACCCCATGGCCACCGCCATGAACGAGCTGGGCTACGCGGCCATGGCCCTGGGCAACCACGAGTTCAACTACGGCCAGGACGTCCTCGGAAAGTTCAAGAGCGAGGCGAACTTCCCCCTGCTGGGCGCCAACGTGCGCAAGGTCGCGGACGGCTCCGAGGCCTTCACCCCGTACGTGATGACCACGGTGTGCGACGTGAAGGTCGGCATCCTTGGCCTGGTGACGCCGGGCGTGGCGACGTGGGAGCGCAAGGACAACATCACCGGGCTGCGCTTCGACGACCCGCTGGAGACCGCGAAGCTCTACGTGCCGAAGATGAAGCAGGCCGGCGCGGACGTCGTGGTGGTGGCCATCCACAGCGGCCCGGACAAGCAGCCCACCGGCAACGCGAGCCTCCCCGAGTCGTGGCTCGCGGACTACGCGGACGCCACCAAGTGGACCGACCGGGGCAATATCGCCGGTGAGAACGAGGCCGCGCAGATCGCCCAGCAGGTGGCGGACGTGGACGTGCTCCTCACCGGCCACACCCACCAGCCCATCCCGAAGATGCTGCTGAAGAACGCGCAGGGCCGCGAGGTCCTCCTCACGCAGCCCAACCGCTGGGGCAGCCACCTGGCCCACGTGCAGCTCAACGTCACCTGGAACGGCGAGCGCTGGGGCGTGGACGCGCACGACTCGCTGCTCCACGCGGTGGACGAGACGGTGGTGGAGGACGCCACCGTCAAGGGGCTCACCCAGAGCTACCACGACACCACGGTGGCCTACGTGAACCAGAAGATCGGCAGCACCACCGCGGCCTTCACGGGCGGCTTCCCCGGACGCTACGTGGACAGTGCCCTGGGGGACCTGCTCAACACCGTGCAGGAAGAGGCCTCGGAAGAGGCCGGGTTCCCGGTGGACCTGTCCGCGACCGCCCTGTTCAGCAACGACGTCGCGCTGCCGAAGGGGGACGTCACCCTGCGTGACGCCTACAGCGTCTACATCTACGACAACACGCTCTACGTGATGGAGATCAACGGCTCCATCCTCCGCCGCGCGCTGGAGATGAACACGCTGTACTTCAAGCAGTTGGACGCGGCCAACCTGCCCGCGAAGCCCCAGGACGCGAAGGCCACCACGCCCTCCGTCGCGGACTACAACTGGGACCTCTACTCGCGCATCGACTACGGCTACGACCTGACGAAGCCCGCGGGCTCCCGGCTCACGCACCTGCGCTTCCAGGGCCAGGACGTGCGGGACGACCAGGTCTTCCGCATCGCGGTGAACAACTACCGCGGCGGTGGCGGCGGCGGGTACAGCATGTTCAAGGAGGGCCGCCTGCTGTGGTCCTCCGCGGACGGCGTGCGGGACTACGTCGAGCGCTACATGCGGGCGCACCAGGACCTGTCGCCGGACACGGTGAACACCTGCAACTTCACGCTCGTGCCGGACCTCTACACGCCGTACTTCGGGGCCTCGGTCGGTCCCGCGAAGTGCGCACCCGCGAAGTGA